The Pseudarthrobacter sp. BIM B-2242 region AACAGTAAACCGACGAGTCAGAATCTAGGCCGACAGTTCGGTGCGGCCCTTGCCACGACGGGCTGCCAGGATGGCACGGCCGGCACGGGTACGCATACGAAGGCGGAAGCCGTGCTTCTTGGCTCGACGGCGGTTATTCGGCTGAAAAGTCC contains the following coding sequences:
- the rpmH gene encoding 50S ribosomal protein L34, whose amino-acid sequence is MSKRTFQPNNRRRAKKHGFRLRMRTRAGRAILAARRGKGRTELSA